The window CAATATGCCGACTGGATTTTTTGCCTTGTGCGCACATCCAGTGAAGGCAAAAAGCAAGAAGGCATTTCCTTCCTTCTGATCGACATGAAAAGCGAAGGCATTAGCGTGCGCCCTATCGTGCTGCTTGAAGGGGAGCACGAAGTAAATGAGGTCTTCTTCGACAATGTGAAAGTGCCAGTTGGCAATCTTGTTGGCGAAGAGAATAAGGGATGGACCTACGCCAAATATCTGCTCACCCATGAGCGGACGGGTATTGCAGGTGTGGGCTTTGCAACGGCTGGATTAGAGAATTTAAAATCCATCGCGCGGCAACAGACAAAGCGTGGCAAACCATTGATTGAAGACCCGCTCTTTTCTGCCCGCATTGCAGAAGCTGAGATTGACCTTGATGCCATGCGCACGACAAATTTGCGCGTGTTGGCTGACGCTACAGGGGGCGCTGCTGGTGGGTTGGAAAGCTCGATGTTGAAGGTAAAAGGCACCGTGCTTCGCCAAAACCTCAACGCGCTCACCCGCCAAGCCCTCGGCCCTTACGCCTTGCCGTTTATCTCAGAAGCCTTGGAAGAGGGTTATAATGAGCCGCCAATTGGCCCTGATTATGCTGCCCCCGTTACCAAGCAATATTTCAACAACCGCAAAACCTCGATTTATGGCGGCTCCAATGAAGTGCAAAAATCAATCATCGCAAAACTAAGCTTGGGGCGTTAGGCATGGATTTTAATCACACAGAAGAACGCCGCATGCTCGCGGAATCTTTAGGCCGCTATTTAAACGACAACTATACCTTTGAAACCCGCATGAAAATTGCCGAGAGCGACGATGGTTATTCGCCCCAAAAATGGCAAGAGCTTGCAGAAATGGGTATCATTGGCGCGTTGTTTTCAGAAGACAAAGGCGGCTTTGGCGGCGCTGGGTTTGACATTACTGTGGTGTTTGAAGAATTAGGCCGCGCAGGCGTAGTCGAACCATTTCTTAGCACACTATTGGCAGGCTCTGTTCTGGCTCAATTAGACGACCACGACCCACTGATTGAAAGTATGATTGCAGGTGAAGAGCTCGTCTCGCTTGCCCACGGTGAAGCCAATGCCCATTACGATCTTGACCATGTGGCAACAACGGCCACAGAAGCCGGAGACGGCTTTGTCTTGAATGGCGCGAAAGCCGTCGTGCTCAATGGCGGTGAAGCAAATAAGCTTATTGTCAGCGCCCGCATATCT of the Hyphomicrobiales bacterium genome contains:
- a CDS encoding acyl-CoA dehydrogenase family protein; amino-acid sequence: QYADWIFCLVRTSSEGKKQEGISFLLIDMKSEGISVRPIVLLEGEHEVNEVFFDNVKVPVGNLVGEENKGWTYAKYLLTHERTGIAGVGFATAGLENLKSIARQQTKRGKPLIEDPLFSARIAEAEIDLDAMRTTNLRVLADATGGAAGGLESSMLKVKGTVLRQNLNALTRQALGPYALPFISEALEEGYNEPPIGPDYAAPVTKQYFNNRKTSIYGGSNEVQKSIIAKLSLGR